The genomic interval CGAGCCAGACGCCGTGCAGCAGTCCCAGGTCTTTCAATTTCCCGAGTCTGTAGGCAACATTGCTTCCGATCGCGGTTGAACTGCCGGGATGGGGATAGCGCGGCGTAGGACGCGCACGTGACAGAGAAAGCTGGTTCGCGTTCATAATGCCAATTCCTCCCTTTCCGGTGTCCGGCAGATGCTCTGGTTGCGTTCGATAATCATGCGTCATGACAGGAAATCCCCTAGATCTGGAGCGGCGGCGGGGCGATGAATTCAGACGAGGGACTCGTGGAAATACCCAAACGCGCCGCAAAGATCCAAATGAGGCCTACGCATAGGCCCTCGATGCTGACGGCGATCGTCCAGCCGATGACGAGACCTTCGAGCCCACCAAGCTTCGCTCCGGCGATCAGGAGGCCCAACTCCAGCAAGCCGCCGAGCGCGAACGGAAGGGACGCCCTGCGCATCGCGTCGCCCAACCGCGCCAGCGTGCAGGCGTGGAATTTGAGCGTCGATCCCAGCAGACTGAAGCCAAGAAGGCGCAGATCTGACCCCGCGATCGCGCGGTAGGCCGGATTGAAGATCTCCAGGATACGTTCTGAACAGAAGAAGATGAAGACAGCGCAGGCCAGCGAGAACAACAACGATACCGTAAGCGACACGCGGAAATGGTGCTGCGACCTGTTCGGACCCGCCCTGACGACCGGGAACAGAACCGTGGCCAGGACTGCCGGGATCACCGAGGCCACGGAGACCAGCATCCAGAGCGCTGAGAAGGCCGCCGTGCTCGCCGGTGACAGAAGCACCAGCACGAGGTAGGGCACGATAATGCCCGGAGCCTGCAAGGCGACATCGAGCGCATAGTGGTCGAACACTTTACGCCGGAACGTATTGAGCAGGCGAAAGTCGGGGATTCCGACGAGACGGCGGACGCCGCCCCTGGTCAAGAGGTCGACCGCGATCAGCGACGTCAGCAGACCCGCCACCCAGGTCAGGAGGATCGCGGTGCTGGAGGTTTGGCTGACAACGACGGCAGCGGCAATCAGCATCAGCTTGAACACGGAGAAAAGGACCTGCTGGATCATCCTGCTGGTGCTGTTCAGGCTGCCTATGAACGCCTGATCGATGACCGTGATGAGAGCAGTCAGACCACAGCCGAGCACAAACACAACACCCGCGAGCCATCCGCCGATCAGATTGGCAGACCCGAGGAGACGCGCTCCGAAAACGAACAACAAGGCCAAGCCAATCGCCAGCGCCACCCCGATCGATGCTGCCGCGCCGACAAGAGCAGGCGTCTTGTTTGGATGCCGGACGATTTCGCCAATCAGCAACGTCCCGAGCCCTGCTTCCCCCAGCAGACCGATGAGGCCGATCACGGACAGCAGGGCGGATGCGTTGCCGAACGCTTCCGGCGGGAATGTCCGGGCGGCCAGCCACCAATAAACGAAGCCAAGACCGGCCGTTGCGACAGTTCCAATCGCAAGAGCGCCGGAATTCGTTGCGAGCGTGGCGTTTTCCTGAAGCGCCTTGCGCACGCGCACGAAAGCCGTCCTGGCGATTGCTACCGGCACGGTGGTT from Nitrobacter sp. NHB1 carries:
- a CDS encoding oligosaccharide flippase family protein → MPVAIARTAFVRVRKALQENATLATNSGALAIGTVATAGLGFVYWWLAARTFPPEAFGNASALLSVIGLIGLLGEAGLGTLLIGEIVRHPNKTPALVGAAASIGVALAIGLALLFVFGARLLGSANLIGGWLAGVVFVLGCGLTALITVIDQAFIGSLNSTSRMIQQVLFSVFKLMLIAAAVVVSQTSSTAILLTWVAGLLTSLIAVDLLTRGGVRRLVGIPDFRLLNTFRRKVFDHYALDVALQAPGIIVPYLVLVLLSPASTAAFSALWMLVSVASVIPAVLATVLFPVVRAGPNRSQHHFRVSLTVSLLFSLACAVFIFFCSERILEIFNPAYRAIAGSDLRLLGFSLLGSTLKFHACTLARLGDAMRRASLPFALGGLLELGLLIAGAKLGGLEGLVIGWTIAVSIEGLCVGLIWIFAARLGISTSPSSEFIAPPPLQI